One Ricinus communis isolate WT05 ecotype wild-type chromosome 2, ASM1957865v1, whole genome shotgun sequence DNA segment encodes these proteins:
- the LOC8288934 gene encoding protein RADIALIS-like 3, translating into MASSSSWTPKQNKLFENALAIYDKDTPDRWHNLARAVGGKTIEEVKRHYELLVEDVREIEAGHVPLPNYKKAGLGSKGYCSFVEEEQRLKGLKLQ; encoded by the coding sequence ATGGCATCAAGCTCGTCTTGGACTCCGAAGCAAAACAAATTGTTCGAGAATGCTTTGGCTATCTATGACAAGGATACACCGGACCGCTGGCATAATCTAGCTAGGGCTGTTGGAGGTAAAACTATTGAGGAAGTGAAGAGGCATTATGAGTTGCTTGTTGAAGATGTTAGGGAGATTGAAGCTGGCCATGTTCCTTTGCCTAATTACAAAAAAGCTGGACTCGGCAGCAAAGGCTACTGCAGCTTCGTGGAAGAAGAACAAAG